In Arthrobacter sp. UKPF54-2, the following are encoded in one genomic region:
- the gabT gene encoding 4-aminobutyrate--2-oxoglutarate transaminase, producing the protein MTTTANDITYRLEQKRRVQADFPGPKSVALTERRKAVVASGVASSVPVYVADADGGIIHDVDGNSFIDLGSGIAVTSVGASDPAVVGAVKEAVEHFTHTCFMVTPYEGYVAVAEQLNRLTPGDHEKRTVLFNSGAEAVENAVKVARLATGRDAVVAFDHAYHGRTNLTMALTAKAMPYKTNFGPFAPEVYRMPMSYPYREENPEITGAEAAKRAITMIEKQIGGESVAAIIIEPIQGEGGFIVPAEGFLPALAAWAKDKGIVFIADEVQSGFCRTGEWFAVNHEGVVPDIITMAKGIAGGMPLSAITGRAELLDAVHPGGLGGTYGGNPVACAAALASIGSMEQYDLNARARHIEEIALGKLQELATELPVIGDVRGRGAMLAVELVQAGSKEPNPELTKAVAAACLKEGVIILTCGTYGNVIRLLPPLVICDDLLLDGLEVLAGAVRAHA; encoded by the coding sequence ATGACCACCACAGCAAACGACATCACTTACCGCCTTGAGCAGAAGCGCCGCGTCCAGGCCGACTTCCCGGGCCCCAAGTCCGTCGCCCTGACCGAGCGCCGCAAGGCCGTCGTCGCGTCCGGCGTCGCCTCCAGCGTCCCGGTCTACGTCGCCGACGCCGACGGCGGCATCATCCACGACGTCGACGGGAACTCCTTCATCGACCTCGGCTCCGGCATCGCCGTCACGAGCGTCGGCGCCTCGGATCCCGCCGTCGTCGGCGCCGTCAAGGAGGCCGTGGAGCACTTCACCCACACCTGCTTTATGGTCACCCCTTACGAGGGTTATGTGGCCGTCGCCGAGCAGCTGAACCGCCTCACCCCGGGCGACCACGAGAAGCGCACCGTGCTGTTCAACTCTGGCGCCGAGGCCGTGGAAAACGCCGTTAAGGTGGCCCGCCTCGCCACCGGCCGGGACGCCGTCGTCGCCTTTGACCACGCCTACCACGGCCGCACCAACCTGACCATGGCGCTGACCGCCAAGGCCATGCCGTACAAGACCAACTTCGGCCCGTTCGCGCCGGAGGTCTACCGGATGCCGATGAGCTACCCGTACCGCGAGGAAAACCCGGAGATCACCGGTGCCGAGGCCGCCAAGCGCGCCATCACCATGATCGAGAAGCAGATCGGCGGCGAGTCGGTGGCCGCGATCATCATCGAGCCGATCCAGGGCGAGGGCGGTTTCATCGTCCCGGCCGAGGGCTTCCTGCCGGCCCTCGCGGCCTGGGCCAAGGACAAGGGCATCGTCTTCATCGCCGACGAGGTCCAGTCCGGTTTCTGCCGCACCGGTGAATGGTTCGCCGTGAACCACGAAGGTGTTGTCCCGGACATCATCACCATGGCCAAGGGCATCGCCGGCGGCATGCCGCTCTCGGCCATCACCGGTCGCGCCGAGCTGCTCGACGCCGTCCACCCCGGCGGCCTCGGCGGCACCTACGGCGGCAACCCCGTCGCCTGCGCCGCGGCGCTGGCCTCGATCGGTTCGATGGAGCAGTACGACCTCAACGCCCGCGCCCGCCACATCGAGGAGATCGCCCTCGGCAAGCTGCAGGAACTCGCCACCGAGCTCCCCGTGATCGGCGACGTCCGCGGCCGCGGCGCCATGCTCGCCGTCGAACTGGTCCAGGCCGGCTCCAAGGAACCGAACCCGGAACTGACCAAGGCCGTCGCCGCCGCCTGCCTCAAGGAGGGCGTCATCATCCTCACCTGCGGCACCTACGGCAACGTCATCCGGCTGCTGCCGCCGCTGGTGATCTGCGACGACCTGCTCCTGGACGGCCTCGAAGTCCTGGCCGGGGCGGTCCGCGCCCACGCCTAA
- a CDS encoding PucR family transcriptional regulator — protein MAISLAALLGVPSLKLTKAGLAETTWHQDIHWVAVTEQEDPQRFLNGGELILTTGMRLRSAPEQRRFVRQVQRAGAVGIGFGIGLTHEAVPPALIAEANRWGLPVVEVPYETPFIAIGKLVADAQSADHYAKLERLIAGHQVLARALLTGGGLAELLKHLGSMLRTDIVLTQFTAQLYNSAAGGPSPTADGWASYPIPTGRRDACTLWVRHPFEDSGIVGYAQNLISVELNNMVKQRQAQRALAGQVLEDVIHGTLEPTEATRRLAGIGVNSTRKNVVLLAESAAHAKQLGSSSLPQPLAAAVTAVVGKDLVVLVHDDGSGASALARSLSDHLAEAGIHATIGIGGAYTKPNGLRWSYFEARDAASHGLPVNEPERLSLTSLLLASEDVPLADMANESLNPLRTFDAAHGAELMTTLESYLSNNGSVAAVAEELTLHRNTVRYRLAQITELTGYDPAQTADRVQLWLALAVQRLSARHPR, from the coding sequence ATGGCAATTTCGCTCGCGGCCCTGCTGGGTGTGCCGTCCCTCAAGCTGACCAAGGCGGGCCTCGCGGAGACCACCTGGCACCAGGACATCCACTGGGTGGCGGTGACGGAGCAGGAGGACCCGCAGCGCTTCCTCAACGGCGGGGAGTTGATCCTCACCACCGGGATGCGGCTGCGGAGCGCGCCGGAGCAGCGCCGCTTTGTGCGCCAGGTCCAGCGCGCCGGCGCGGTCGGCATCGGCTTCGGAATCGGCCTGACCCACGAGGCGGTGCCTCCCGCCCTGATCGCGGAGGCCAACCGCTGGGGCTTGCCGGTAGTCGAAGTGCCCTACGAGACACCCTTTATCGCGATCGGCAAGCTCGTCGCCGACGCCCAGTCGGCGGACCACTACGCCAAGCTGGAGCGCCTGATCGCCGGGCATCAGGTCCTGGCCCGCGCCCTGCTGACCGGCGGCGGCCTGGCCGAACTGCTCAAACACCTGGGCTCCATGCTGCGCACCGACATTGTCCTGACGCAGTTCACCGCCCAGCTCTACAACAGCGCAGCCGGCGGCCCCTCGCCCACCGCGGACGGCTGGGCCTCCTACCCGATCCCGACCGGACGCCGCGACGCCTGCACGCTGTGGGTCCGGCACCCGTTCGAGGACTCGGGGATCGTCGGCTACGCGCAAAACCTGATCAGCGTGGAACTCAACAACATGGTCAAGCAGCGCCAGGCGCAGCGGGCCCTCGCCGGGCAGGTGCTCGAGGACGTCATCCACGGGACGCTGGAGCCCACGGAGGCCACCCGGCGCCTGGCCGGCATCGGCGTCAACAGCACCCGCAAGAACGTGGTGCTGCTGGCGGAATCGGCCGCCCACGCCAAGCAGTTGGGCAGTTCCTCGCTGCCGCAGCCGCTGGCGGCGGCCGTGACCGCCGTCGTCGGCAAGGACCTGGTGGTGCTGGTGCACGACGACGGCAGCGGCGCCAGCGCGCTGGCCCGGAGCCTCAGCGACCACCTCGCCGAGGCCGGCATCCACGCCACGATCGGGATCGGCGGCGCGTACACCAAGCCGAACGGCTTGCGCTGGAGCTACTTCGAAGCCCGCGACGCGGCAAGCCACGGCCTGCCCGTCAACGAACCGGAGCGGCTGAGCCTGACCTCACTGCTGCTGGCCAGCGAGGACGTTCCGCTGGCGGACATGGCCAACGAGTCGCTGAACCCGCTCCGGACGTTCGACGCCGCGCACGGCGCCGAACTGATGACCACGCTGGAGAGCTACCTGTCCAACAACGGTTCGGTGGCCGCCGTCGCCGAGGAGCTGACACTGCACCGCAACACGGTCCGCTACCGGCTGGCCCAGATCACCGAACTGACCGGCTACGACCCGGCCCAGACCGCGGACCGGGTGCAGCTGTGGCTGGCGCTGGCCGTCCAGCGGCTCAGCGCCCGCCACCCCCGCTGA
- a CDS encoding aminobutyraldehyde dehydrogenase: MVQTLQNFINGEFVTPAGTALLDIVNPTNGEVVAKAPVSVQADVDAAMAAAKDAFASWKHVTPGQRQLMLLKLADAVEANSDELVEAQHRNTGQVRSLIAAEEVAAGADQLRFFAGAARLLEGKSAGEYLDGHTSYVRREPIGVVAQVAPWNYPFLMAIWKIGPALAAGNTVVLKPSDTTPESTLVLARLAGEILPAGVLNVVLGTGETGSLMVEHKVPGLVSITGSVRAGIAVASGAAKGLKRAHLELGGKAPAIVFKDADIKKSAAAIAEFAFFNAGQDCTAITRVLVQDSVHDDVVAAMVEHTKTLHTGSQNDEDNYFGPLNNINHFNAVSSVVEHLPANCKIETGGHRAGEKGFFFEPTIVTGAKQTDDIVQKETFGPVITVQKFSTEAEAIELANDVDYALASSVWTTDHGTAMRVSRDLDFGAVWINTHILLTAEMPHGGFKQSGYGKDLSMYGVEDYTRIKHVMSALDA, encoded by the coding sequence GTGGTTCAAACCTTGCAGAACTTCATCAACGGCGAGTTCGTCACCCCCGCCGGGACCGCCCTGCTGGACATCGTCAACCCCACCAACGGGGAGGTGGTGGCCAAGGCGCCGGTCTCGGTGCAGGCCGACGTCGACGCCGCCATGGCCGCCGCGAAGGACGCCTTCGCCAGCTGGAAGCACGTCACCCCCGGCCAGCGCCAGCTGATGCTGCTCAAGCTCGCCGACGCCGTCGAGGCCAACAGCGACGAACTTGTCGAAGCCCAGCACCGCAACACCGGCCAGGTCCGCTCCCTGATCGCCGCCGAGGAAGTCGCCGCGGGCGCCGACCAGCTGCGCTTCTTCGCCGGGGCCGCCCGTCTCCTGGAAGGCAAGTCCGCCGGCGAATACCTCGACGGCCACACCTCCTACGTGCGGCGCGAGCCGATCGGCGTCGTCGCGCAGGTCGCCCCGTGGAACTACCCGTTCCTGATGGCGATCTGGAAGATCGGCCCCGCGCTCGCGGCCGGCAACACCGTGGTGCTCAAGCCCTCCGACACCACGCCGGAGTCCACCCTGGTCCTGGCCCGCCTCGCCGGCGAGATCCTCCCGGCCGGCGTGCTGAACGTCGTCCTCGGCACCGGCGAGACCGGTTCCCTGATGGTCGAGCACAAGGTCCCGGGCCTGGTCTCGATCACCGGGTCCGTGCGGGCCGGCATCGCCGTCGCCTCCGGAGCCGCGAAAGGCCTCAAGCGCGCCCACCTGGAACTCGGCGGCAAGGCCCCCGCGATCGTGTTCAAGGACGCGGACATCAAAAAGAGCGCCGCAGCCATCGCCGAGTTCGCGTTCTTCAACGCCGGCCAGGACTGCACCGCCATCACCCGCGTCCTGGTCCAGGACTCCGTGCACGACGACGTCGTGGCCGCCATGGTGGAGCACACCAAGACCCTGCACACCGGCTCGCAGAACGACGAGGACAACTACTTCGGCCCGCTGAACAACATCAACCACTTCAACGCGGTCAGCTCCGTCGTGGAGCACCTTCCGGCGAACTGCAAGATCGAGACCGGCGGCCACCGGGCGGGGGAGAAAGGCTTCTTCTTCGAGCCCACCATTGTCACCGGCGCCAAGCAGACCGACGACATCGTGCAGAAGGAAACGTTCGGCCCGGTCATCACGGTGCAGAAGTTCAGCACCGAGGCCGAGGCGATCGAGCTGGCCAACGACGTCGACTACGCCCTGGCTTCCAGCGTCTGGACCACGGACCACGGCACCGCCATGCGGGTCAGCCGCGACCTGGATTTCGGCGCCGTCTGGATCAACACCCACATCCTGCTCACCGCCGAGATGCCGCACGGCGGCTTCAAGCAGTCCGGCTACGGCAAGGACCTCTCGATGTACGGCGTCGAGGACTACACCCGCATCAAGCACGTCATGTCCGCATTAGATGCATAG